GCCTTGTTGATATCCTCCACAGTGACCTCCTGCTTCGTGATGAATGTCAGGTCTGTTATGGAGCCGAACGGCGTGGGCACTCTTAGCGCGAGCCCGTTCATCTTCCCCTTGAGCGCGGGTATGACCTCTCCGATCGCCTTCGCAGCCCCTGTAGAGGTCGGGATGATCGATAGGGAGGCCGCCCTGCCTCGTCTGAAGTCCTTGTGCGGCATATCGATCAGCTTCTGGTCTCCGGTGTAAGCATGGACTGTCGTCATCATGCCCTTCTCGATCCCGAAGTTGTCGTTGAGGACCTTTGCTGGAGGTGCCAGGCTACCGGTCGTGCATGACGCCATCGAGATGACATTGTGCTTCGCCTTGTCGTACACCTCCATGTTGACGCCCAGGACGAGAGTGACATCGACGTCCTTGCCAGGAGCCGAGATGAGGACCTTCCTTGCTCCTGCCGCAAGGTGCTTCGCAGCCTTGTCCTTCTCCGTGAACAGGCCTGTGGATTCGACCACGACATCGACGCCGAGCTTTCTCCAGGGTATCTCCCCAGGGTCCTTGACCTGTGTGATCTCGAGCTTCCTCCCACCGACGTTGATCGAGGTTCCCTCGACCTTGACCTCCTTGTTCAGCTTCCCGTACACCGAGTCCCACTTGAGCATGTAGGCCAGCGAATCGATGGGCGCGATATCGTTCACAGCGACTATTTCAAAATCCTTGC
This is a stretch of genomic DNA from Candidatus Thermoplasmatota archaeon. It encodes these proteins:
- the gap gene encoding type I glyceraldehyde-3-phosphate dehydrogenase — translated: KDFEIVAVNDIAPIDSLAYMLKWDSVYGKLNKEVKVEGTSINVGGRKLEITQVKDPGEIPWRKLGVDVVVESTGLFTEKDKAAKHLAAGARKVLISAPGKDVDVTLVLGVNMEVYDKAKHNVISMASCTTGSLAPPAKVLNDNFGIEKGMMTTVHAYTGDQKLIDMPHKDFRRGRAASLSIIPTSTGAAKAIGEVIPALKGKMNGLALRVPTPFGSITDLTFITKQEVTVEDINKALMAAAEGKMKGVLDYVAEPIVSTDIIGNPHSAVIDSLSTMVIGGKGNFAKILSWYDNEWGYSNRIVEMAPKLL